The proteins below are encoded in one region of Coffea arabica cultivar ET-39 chromosome 4c, Coffea Arabica ET-39 HiFi, whole genome shotgun sequence:
- the LOC113738480 gene encoding photosynthetic NDH subunit of subcomplex B 1, chloroplastic-like, whose product MAATSLLPKSISQFLINPPSIPSTSLINATFVNNSADLIFCTKNSCKIVTNAKKNPWLDPFDDGVDPEMEYGSLFSEGKQDEDPRPPDNPDNPYGFLKFPMGYNVEIASLGLKIRGDVRRCCCVISGGVYENLLFFPAIQLLKDRYPGVQIDIVASDRGKQTYELNKNVRWANVYDPDDDFPEPAEYTDTLGVLKNRYYDMILSTKLAGIGHAAFLFMSTARDRVSYVYPNVNAAGAGLFLSETFKPDSANLSEGGYHMYHQMVDWLGRPGRKVPRHPVPPLKVLISRKLKEVVEAKYQKAGVQKGKYIVIHGIKADSKANMQSRGDADSLLPIEVWSQITNAINGLRPVFVIPHERERENVEDVVGYDASMVFITTPGQLAALINDSAGVIATNTAAIQLANAREKPSIGLFSSEDKGRLFVPNAEAKKCSIISSKTGRLIDIDVEAVKSAVEIFTVPLALASV is encoded by the exons ATGGCTGCAACTTCTCTACTGCCAAAGTCAATTTCACAATTTCTCATCAATCCGCCTTCAATTCCCTCAACAAGCTTAATCAATGCCACCTTTGTAAACAATTCAGCAGACTTAATTTTCTGCACCAAAAATTCATGCAAGATTGTGACCAATGCCAAGAAAAATCCCTGGCTTGACCCTTTTGACGACGGTGTCGACCCCGAAATGGAGTATGGCTCGTTGTTTTCCGAGGGAAAGCAAGATGAAGATCCAAGGCCACCCGATAATCCTGATAATCCTTACGGGTTCTTGAAATTCCCAATGGGATATAATGTCGAAATTGCTTCATTGGGATTGAAAATTCGAGGCGACGTTCGAAGATGTTGTTGTGTTATTTCTGGTGGAGTTTATGAGAATCTGTTGTTCTTTCCAGCAATTCAGTTGTTGAAGGATAGATATCCTGGGGTTCAGATAGACATTGTGGCATCTGACAGAGGGAAACAGACTTATGAGTTGAACAAGAACGTCAGATGGGCTAATGTTTATGATCCAGATGATGACTTCCCTGAGCCTGCAGAGTATACTGATACATTAGGAGTTCTTAAG AATAGATACTATGACATGATCCTGTCAACAAAACTAGCAGGGATTGGACATGCAGCATTCTTGTTTATGTCAACAGCCCGAGACAGGGTTAGTTACGTATACCCAAATGTAAATGCTGCAGGAGCAGGATTGTTTCTTTCAGAAACATTTAAACCAGACAGTGCGAATCTCTCTGAGGGTGGATATCACAT GTACCATCAAATGGTGGATTGGTTGGGGAGACCAGGTCGTAAGGTACCAAGGCACCCTGTGCCTCCCCTAAAAGTATTGATCTCAAGGAAACTTAAGGAGGTTGTAGAGGCTAAGTATCAGAAGGCAGGTGTGCAGAAAGGGAAATATATAGTCATCCATGGGATTAAAGCAGATTCAAAAGCTAATATGCAGTCCAGGGGAGACGCTGACAGTTTGCTTCCAATTGAAGTATGGTCTCAGATAACCAACGCGATTAA TGGACTCAGGCCTGTTTTTGTCATCCCACATGAGAGGGAAAGGGAGAATGTAGAGGATGTTGTTGGATATGATGCAAGTATGGTGTTCATTACTACTCCTGGGCAG CTGGCTGCTCTTATCAATGACTCTGCTGGGGTAATAGCAACAAATACAGCAGCAATTCAACTTGCAAATGCGCGAGAAAAGCCCAG CATTGGGTTGTTCTCTTCTGAAGATAAGGGCAGGCTGTTTGTTCCAAATGCAGAAGCCAAGAAATGTTCGATTATTTCATCTAAAACTGGAAGACTAATAGATATTGATGTTGAAGCAGTCAAGAGTGCAGTTGAGATTTTCACAGTTCCCCTTGCCCTGGCTTCTGTATAG
- the LOC140005150 gene encoding uncharacterized protein isoform X1, whose translation MCQASTSLYWIWRISKLFELHAVYNLIHHFVEMMSCLQITVHQHCCNLTSVCHLRSASYVQCATPALQSVEPHKTSTTFDSNSSSYLGARLPKIAKKLSFGASGVQISTPVCLFGGKGKSENADEGSAWKALEKAMRNFGKEQSAEDVLRQQMQKQEYFDDGGSGGSGPGGGSGGSGGNGESEDESLSGILDELLQVILAAIGFVFLYMLIIEGEEITTFAKDIIRFLFTGRKSIRLRRLIDDWVRYFRSLSATKDEDPYWLERAILATPTWYDSPTKYKRMFRRYTSPRSYSRSY comes from the exons atgtGTCAGGCATCCACATCT TTGTATTGGATATGGAGAATCTCAAAGCTTTTTGAGCTTCATGCAGTCTATAATTTGATCCACCATTTTGTTGAGATGATGAGCTGCCTTCAGATCACTGTGCACCAGCACTGCTGCAACCTCACTAGTGTATGTCATCTACGTTCTGCATCCTACGTGCAGTGTGCGACACCAGCATTACAGAGTGTTGAACCTCATAAGACTTCGACAACTTTCGACTCAAACTCTTCAAGTTACCTTGGTGCAAGGCTTCCTAAGATTGCCAAAAAGCTAAGTTTTGGTGCTTCTGGCGTTCAAATATCTACACCTGTCTGCTTATTTGGTGGCAAAGGGAAATCTGAGAATGCTGATGAG GGTTCTGCATGGAAAGCTTTAGAGAAAGCCATGAGAAATTTTGGGAAGGAACAGTCTGCTGAGGACGTACTACGTCAGCAGATGCAGAAGCAAGAATATTTTGATGATGGAGGCAGTGGCGGAAGTGGTCCTGGTGGTGGTAGTGGTGGCAGTGGGGGCAATGGTGAATCAGAGGATGAAAGTCTTTCAGGAATATTGGATGAATTACTCCAAGTGATCTTGGCAGCCATTGGCTTTGTATTTCtg TATATGTTGATTATTGAAGGTGAGGAGATCACTACCTTTGCAAAAGACATCATCAGATTTCTCTTTACTGGCCGAAAGAGTATTCGTCTGAGACGTTTGATAGATGACTGGGTGAGGTACTTCCGAAGTCTTTCAGCAACTAAAGATGAGGATCCATACTGGTTGGAGCGTGCAATTCTTGCTACCCCGACATGGTATGACAGCCCAACAAAGTATAAGCGCATGTTTAGGCGATATACGTCCCCCAGATCTTATTCAAGATCTTATTAG
- the LOC140005150 gene encoding uncharacterized protein isoform X2, which translates to MMSCLQITVHQHCCNLTSVCHLRSASYVQCATPALQSVEPHKTSTTFDSNSSSYLGARLPKIAKKLSFGASGVQISTPVCLFGGKGKSENADEGSAWKALEKAMRNFGKEQSAEDVLRQQMQKQEYFDDGGSGGSGPGGGSGGSGGNGESEDESLSGILDELLQVILAAIGFVFLYMLIIEGEEITTFAKDIIRFLFTGRKSIRLRRLIDDWVRYFRSLSATKDEDPYWLERAILATPTWYDSPTKYKRMFRRYTSPRSYSRSY; encoded by the exons ATGATGAGCTGCCTTCAGATCACTGTGCACCAGCACTGCTGCAACCTCACTAGTGTATGTCATCTACGTTCTGCATCCTACGTGCAGTGTGCGACACCAGCATTACAGAGTGTTGAACCTCATAAGACTTCGACAACTTTCGACTCAAACTCTTCAAGTTACCTTGGTGCAAGGCTTCCTAAGATTGCCAAAAAGCTAAGTTTTGGTGCTTCTGGCGTTCAAATATCTACACCTGTCTGCTTATTTGGTGGCAAAGGGAAATCTGAGAATGCTGATGAG GGTTCTGCATGGAAAGCTTTAGAGAAAGCCATGAGAAATTTTGGGAAGGAACAGTCTGCTGAGGACGTACTACGTCAGCAGATGCAGAAGCAAGAATATTTTGATGATGGAGGCAGTGGCGGAAGTGGTCCTGGTGGTGGTAGTGGTGGCAGTGGGGGCAATGGTGAATCAGAGGATGAAAGTCTTTCAGGAATATTGGATGAATTACTCCAAGTGATCTTGGCAGCCATTGGCTTTGTATTTCtg TATATGTTGATTATTGAAGGTGAGGAGATCACTACCTTTGCAAAAGACATCATCAGATTTCTCTTTACTGGCCGAAAGAGTATTCGTCTGAGACGTTTGATAGATGACTGGGTGAGGTACTTCCGAAGTCTTTCAGCAACTAAAGATGAGGATCCATACTGGTTGGAGCGTGCAATTCTTGCTACCCCGACATGGTATGACAGCCCAACAAAGTATAAGCGCATGTTTAGGCGATATACGTCCCCCAGATCTTATTCAAGATCTTATTAG